The uncultured Fibrobacter sp. genome has a window encoding:
- a CDS encoding polysaccharide biosynthesis C-terminal domain-containing protein, whose product MSNLEADSKFLKKAVIINVVGAILKVCGPLLTFLMARVFGAAEFGIFVSAQTLLLTIAHSATLGLDKGLYWYLPQNKLNNRPAYDGIMNSFWVSAAIALFCSLVIFVGSFTPYISKELPWYGISLLFYVGTFVFSTASEGNRRPQNAVFVNSFLTVTLAPGVSIALHFLDIPHALPLGLFVGQMAGFIVHFVLVRRQFPDMPLHPALRVPMVLLKYSLPLGFGEFVASFLIRSALWMVMLFLGPEKAGAFGIMVTISNALQTIHVGFTPILTPVVAGMEKQRLNTDLKFVYSYCVFMVTLIQLLIGFFIVLFPSEILSIAGKDFIVQPEALGILLLVHLGTGFGGLSVLVLKGMGKSLYTLIMDTISLGLTLGMGYLLIPRFGLVGAALAMLSSTLFSAIVNNGYLYKMGFRLYSSKLISQVLWIVALVAFYIAVNTGKLPMVLWQKIVAYLVIVGLLGLYWKLVKKYFSASAISNKK is encoded by the coding sequence ATGAGTAATCTGGAAGCAGACAGCAAGTTTTTAAAGAAGGCTGTGATTATCAATGTGGTGGGGGCAATCCTTAAGGTTTGCGGCCCGCTTTTGACTTTTTTGATGGCGCGTGTTTTTGGCGCCGCTGAATTTGGCATTTTTGTCTCTGCGCAAACGCTCCTTTTGACTATTGCCCACTCGGCAACGCTTGGGCTCGATAAGGGCCTGTATTGGTATCTCCCGCAAAACAAGCTGAATAACCGTCCGGCTTATGACGGCATCATGAATTCTTTTTGGGTGTCGGCCGCCATTGCGTTGTTCTGCTCGCTCGTGATTTTTGTGGGCTCCTTTACGCCCTACATTTCCAAGGAACTGCCTTGGTATGGTATTTCGCTTTTGTTCTACGTGGGCACATTTGTCTTTAGCACAGCTTCCGAAGGCAATCGCCGTCCACAAAACGCCGTGTTCGTAAATTCCTTCCTTACGGTAACGCTTGCCCCGGGTGTGTCGATTGCGCTACACTTCCTGGATATTCCCCATGCGCTTCCGTTGGGCTTGTTTGTAGGCCAGATGGCTGGATTCATTGTGCATTTTGTGCTGGTGCGCCGTCAGTTCCCCGACATGCCGCTTCACCCGGCCTTGCGCGTGCCCATGGTTCTTTTGAAGTATTCGCTCCCGCTGGGCTTTGGTGAATTCGTTGCGTCTTTCTTGATTCGTTCTGCCCTCTGGATGGTCATGCTGTTCCTTGGTCCCGAAAAGGCGGGCGCCTTCGGTATCATGGTGACGATTTCAAATGCTCTCCAGACGATTCACGTGGGCTTTACGCCTATTTTGACTCCGGTGGTTGCCGGCATGGAAAAGCAGCGCCTGAATACGGACTTGAAATTCGTCTATAGCTATTGCGTGTTCATGGTGACACTCATTCAGCTGTTGATAGGATTCTTTATCGTCTTGTTCCCGAGCGAAATCCTGAGCATTGCGGGTAAGGACTTTATCGTGCAGCCCGAAGCTTTGGGTATTTTGCTCTTGGTGCACTTGGGTACCGGATTTGGCGGACTTTCCGTACTTGTTTTGAAGGGTATGGGCAAAAGCCTTTACACGTTGATTATGGATACGATTTCCCTTGGCTTGACGCTTGGGATGGGCTATCTGTTGATTCCGAGATTCGGCCTTGTGGGGGCAGCACTTGCCATGTTGAGCTCTACGCTGTTCTCTGCAATCGTCAACAACGGTTACCTGTACAAAATGGGCTTTAGGCTTTATTCGTCCAAGCTTATTTCGCAGGTGCTTTGGATTGTGGCCCTGGTTGCATTCTATATTGCCGTGAATACAGGGAAGTTGCCCATGGTGTTATGGCAAAAGATTGTCGCATATTTGGTGATTGTGGGCCTGCTTGGCCTTTACTGGAAACTCGTAAAGAAGTATTTTTCTGCAAGCGCTATTTCAAACAAAAAGTAA
- a CDS encoding glycosyltransferase family 32 protein, with protein MIPKKIHYIWLSNDPLPKLPQLCIESWKRHCPDYEIIHWDMAKCEQIIKNVPFVREAVELRKWAFASDYIRLYAISTEGGIYLDSDVYLYQNFDRFLDHRYFTNIEFTSHFKRNKSWKKLNEDGTKKNKDEIPLPGLAFQAAIFGGEANHPFLKKCMSYYENQKFVLPNGKLNIENIAPFVYAHMAMDFGFVYKNQMQNLKDDMAIYPSKIFLPSCDDVDYKPVAIHVTSGSWRPLSHRIGRFFRRLPIIIQKSFKPKQTIDDVLNSYESKKAIEF; from the coding sequence ATGATTCCCAAGAAAATTCATTACATTTGGCTTTCTAACGATCCGCTGCCGAAGCTTCCTCAGCTGTGTATTGAAAGCTGGAAACGTCATTGTCCGGATTACGAAATTATCCATTGGGACATGGCCAAGTGCGAACAGATTATCAAGAACGTTCCGTTCGTCCGCGAAGCGGTTGAACTCCGTAAGTGGGCTTTCGCAAGCGACTACATTCGCCTTTATGCGATTTCAACAGAGGGCGGCATCTACTTGGACAGCGATGTTTACCTGTACCAGAATTTTGACAGGTTCCTTGATCACCGCTACTTCACGAATATCGAATTTACGTCTCATTTCAAGAGAAATAAATCCTGGAAAAAACTGAACGAAGACGGTACCAAAAAGAATAAGGACGAAATTCCTTTGCCGGGCCTTGCTTTCCAGGCTGCTATTTTCGGTGGCGAAGCGAATCACCCGTTCTTAAAGAAGTGCATGTCGTACTACGAAAATCAGAAATTCGTTTTGCCGAACGGTAAACTGAATATCGAAAATATCGCTCCGTTTGTTTATGCGCACATGGCAATGGACTTTGGCTTTGTCTATAAGAACCAGATGCAGAACTTGAAGGACGACATGGCCATTTACCCGAGCAAGATATTCTTGCCCAGTTGCGACGATGTCGATTACAAACCTGTGGCCATTCATGTTACCAGCGGAAGCTGGCGACCGCTGTCCCACAGAATCGGGCGCTTCTTTAGGCGCTTGCCGATTATCATCCAAAAGTCTTTCAAGCCCAAGCAGACGATTGATGATGTCTTGAATAGTTACGAATCTAAAAAAGCAATAGAATTCTAA
- a CDS encoding MMPL family transporter has translation MATKKTIPERFSNWYIPLICKHQYKALAFYLILAVIFAIPILFKPGLKLDADLSHLLPQDTPSVKALEESYLRFGSTDKFMIAIQSEDLNLVVALQDSIAEYIHKNWEGDFVSTQVDNDNQFFKDNALLYLPVKHLENIRDNLEDLQLEIGRKNGPLVVDLLSGDSAAVADSTNASAGAAPAKKKRVWFDENLPQELGLPDEAVSAFDAFFKKSKGDTIDAKAASNEEVEWDSKSTIPSELKNRLVGSPRPDSTGKILYNGVVNAKLIKPSTDYEFVTHILARTDSLLAYFGGKTYPVPTRFTVEGTYEGLKEVDEVANDSIFSFGISLVLIIFLTIFFFRSVKGPILVTASVLYACLPTLAFTALFYGKLNPFTVFVASIILGIGIDYSIHILGTSQKLMHKYATLEEVLEAAQRKMLKPFILASFTTIAAFLTLLAAHFRGFYEFGVVASMGVLFSMLTSVLFLPVLVKCMGGIPKAPDNSLLPKSWDEAKILKFFKYLAFAGFALGAVSIWFAQDVDFEHNLRNLRRVSTNVSTSKNKISTKVTRATGKAVTSTPAAVMGSKPEQLDKLYDTLMVRLHVEHDSTLGSFLTLKSFVPPMDSQKARLEIIEEIRDLAEARVFDRAEGDDSVNIANLRKLSAVEEPFTPEDVPSWTLDLLREKDGSYGKIGFIYGDFPSWDAHALHRFQERYGHWNFDGEDLRTFSSQFILSDVIDSVKKDSFRLALVIILVIFGTLVVSFRKPKYFLAGCVAFGMGALLTLGLLGFLTDMFEFGKISIYNVIVIPMALGIGIDATIHMITSWTSDNNKGMTLRQLIDTTGRNVMASSTTTIAGFVGFLFTTHRGLKGIGDLACISIAMFLITSIVFCMYLCGSWLKKK, from the coding sequence ATGGCTACAAAAAAGACGATTCCCGAAAGATTTTCTAATTGGTACATTCCCCTCATTTGCAAGCACCAGTACAAGGCTCTTGCCTTTTACCTGATTCTTGCGGTGATTTTTGCCATTCCTATCTTGTTTAAGCCAGGCCTTAAACTGGACGCGGATCTTTCGCACTTGTTGCCTCAGGATACTCCCAGCGTAAAGGCGCTCGAAGAATCGTATTTGCGCTTTGGTTCTACCGACAAGTTCATGATCGCAATCCAGAGCGAAGACTTGAACTTGGTGGTGGCCCTGCAAGATTCTATTGCCGAATACATCCACAAGAATTGGGAAGGCGATTTCGTTTCGACTCAGGTCGATAACGACAACCAGTTCTTCAAGGATAATGCATTGCTTTACTTGCCGGTAAAGCATTTGGAAAATATCCGCGACAATCTGGAAGACCTGCAACTTGAAATTGGCCGTAAGAATGGTCCGCTTGTTGTGGATTTGCTGAGCGGTGATTCTGCGGCAGTCGCTGATTCTACGAATGCTTCTGCAGGTGCCGCGCCTGCGAAAAAGAAACGCGTGTGGTTTGATGAAAACTTGCCGCAGGAATTGGGTCTCCCTGACGAAGCGGTGAGTGCCTTTGACGCATTCTTCAAGAAATCCAAGGGCGACACAATCGATGCGAAGGCCGCCTCGAACGAAGAAGTGGAATGGGATTCCAAGTCGACGATTCCTTCTGAACTCAAGAACCGCCTGGTCGGTTCGCCGCGCCCCGACAGCACTGGCAAGATTCTCTATAACGGCGTGGTGAACGCGAAACTCATCAAGCCCTCTACCGACTATGAATTTGTGACGCATATTCTGGCTCGTACCGATTCCCTGCTCGCTTATTTCGGCGGCAAGACGTACCCGGTGCCGACCCGCTTTACGGTGGAAGGCACTTACGAAGGCCTCAAGGAAGTGGACGAAGTTGCGAACGATTCTATTTTCTCGTTTGGCATCAGCCTGGTGCTCATTATCTTCCTCACCATCTTCTTCTTCAGGAGCGTGAAGGGCCCGATTCTGGTGACGGCATCGGTGCTGTACGCCTGCCTCCCGACGCTTGCGTTTACTGCCCTCTTCTACGGAAAGCTGAATCCGTTCACGGTGTTTGTCGCCTCCATTATTCTCGGCATCGGTATCGACTACTCCATTCATATTTTGGGGACTTCGCAGAAGTTGATGCACAAGTATGCGACTCTCGAAGAGGTATTGGAAGCGGCCCAGCGCAAGATGCTCAAACCGTTTATCCTTGCAAGCTTTACGACAATTGCCGCATTCCTCACATTGTTGGCGGCTCATTTCCGCGGCTTCTATGAATTCGGCGTGGTGGCCTCGATGGGTGTGCTGTTCAGTATGCTTACCTCGGTGCTGTTCTTGCCGGTGCTCGTGAAGTGCATGGGCGGTATCCCGAAGGCTCCGGATAATTCGTTGTTGCCCAAGTCTTGGGACGAAGCGAAGATTCTCAAGTTCTTCAAGTACTTGGCCTTTGCAGGCTTTGCTCTCGGTGCAGTTTCTATTTGGTTTGCACAAGATGTGGACTTCGAACACAACCTGCGTAACTTGCGCCGCGTCTCGACGAACGTATCGACCTCGAAGAACAAGATTTCTACGAAGGTGACTCGCGCAACGGGCAAGGCCGTGACCTCAACGCCGGCGGCCGTGATGGGTTCCAAGCCCGAACAGCTCGACAAGCTTTACGACACTTTGATGGTGCGCCTGCATGTGGAACACGATTCGACTCTTGGAAGCTTCCTCACGCTCAAGAGCTTTGTGCCGCCCATGGATTCGCAGAAGGCCCGTCTCGAAATTATCGAAGAAATTCGCGACCTCGCTGAAGCCCGCGTCTTTGACCGCGCCGAAGGCGATGATTCCGTGAACATTGCGAACTTGCGTAAACTTTCTGCCGTCGAAGAACCCTTTACGCCCGAAGATGTCCCGAGCTGGACTTTGGACTTGCTACGCGAAAAAGACGGAAGCTACGGTAAGATTGGCTTTATCTACGGCGATTTCCCGAGCTGGGACGCTCATGCGTTGCACCGTTTCCAGGAGCGTTATGGCCACTGGAATTTCGACGGCGAAGATCTCCGTACGTTCTCGTCGCAGTTCATTCTCTCTGACGTGATTGACTCTGTGAAGAAGGATAGCTTCAGGCTCGCGCTCGTGATCATCCTCGTGATTTTCGGTACGCTGGTGGTTTCGTTCCGCAAGCCGAAATACTTCTTGGCCGGTTGCGTCGCCTTTGGTATGGGAGCATTGCTCACGCTAGGCCTTCTCGGATTCCTCACCGACATGTTCGAATTCGGTAAAATCAGTATCTACAACGTGATTGTGATTCCGATGGCTCTCGGTATCGGTATCGATGCCACCATCCACATGATTACCTCGTGGACATCCGACAATAATAAGGGCATGACTCTGCGTCAGTTGATAGATACCACCGGCCGTAACGTGATGGCAAGTTCCACAACGACCATCGCGGGCTTCGTAGGATTCTTGTTCACGACGCACCGCGGCCTGAAGGGTATTGGCGACCTCGCTTGCATTAGCATCGCGATGTTCCTCATCACGAGCATTGTATTCTGTATGTATCTGTGCGGTTCTTGGCTCAAGAAAAAGTAG
- a CDS encoding LTA synthase family protein, translating into MKPTILGFLKKVAASVAPFQKLVLISLAAWVTHILLRVLLLFRSNPYGFPFVSKPDWFIFHAVCIDFMWIMNALVVFLILGGIVYRITAAKATAKAIVVKIATVLYAVFHTAILLLTLLDNETQRFLGGHLTFGLVDTYKDTSSIIVFYDYVANDLSVPYLQFVVLALMLPLTYIVYRLLCKWYRPDDGFYVKKSAIAMLIFYIASYLFVYFIWTGNARMTKLRPVVSLIYNDLFVAKKTVGLTDADLGNYRAAYQNLWQKIEGDSDWEFSDAKEGNGLPLYRVPSASLLNSEKLKAQRAMQPNFILVLMESQRGRNTGYMNPQIQPSPTPFMDSLAAHSHVWMRMHTSGVPTTGGVLSTHIGIPHHSRLAQATDLAHVTLPSFVQVLTENGYSTHYMSAADPAWDNLGVWMSKWYTTEHYNREREDDSTFIDNAIEYVRDTLSKEGKPFLATLMTRSNHYPFNFAAGMTDEQKNRPLQERINVTMNYADRQIARFFHSIENEEWYKNTYVIIMADHGFPLGENGVSTMNGGGFSNVSWIPFFIHGKGLDAVRDTTTAAQIDIAPTVLELAGFAVPNIFMGHNLLRGNVTKADSVTNDSAAIDSTIAPQAPQVLAGLSLGAYSGYAAIGLDGYRFIAKYPAQDETHIFADSDLRQENELTGKQQNEEGRLSATLDTLLKISDYSLEKGL; encoded by the coding sequence ATGAAACCTACTATTCTCGGCTTTTTGAAGAAAGTGGCGGCCAGCGTTGCCCCCTTCCAGAAACTGGTTCTTATTTCGCTTGCGGCCTGGGTCACGCATATTCTGCTTCGCGTACTGCTCCTGTTCCGCAGCAACCCCTACGGATTCCCGTTTGTCTCTAAGCCGGACTGGTTCATTTTCCACGCCGTGTGTATCGATTTCATGTGGATTATGAACGCCCTCGTGGTGTTCCTGATTCTGGGTGGCATCGTTTACCGAATTACCGCCGCCAAGGCGACAGCCAAAGCGATCGTCGTGAAAATCGCCACAGTACTCTATGCCGTTTTCCATACCGCGATTTTGCTCCTGACCCTTTTAGATAACGAAACCCAGCGATTCCTGGGCGGCCACCTGACTTTCGGACTTGTGGATACTTACAAGGACACGTCTTCGATTATCGTGTTCTACGATTATGTGGCGAACGATTTGTCAGTACCGTACTTGCAGTTCGTGGTGCTTGCGCTCATGCTCCCGCTGACCTACATCGTTTACAGATTGCTTTGCAAGTGGTACCGCCCGGACGACGGCTTCTACGTGAAAAAATCCGCAATCGCGATGCTTATATTCTACATAGCCTCTTACCTGTTCGTTTACTTTATCTGGACTGGTAACGCCCGCATGACAAAGCTCCGCCCAGTTGTTTCGCTGATTTATAACGACCTGTTTGTCGCCAAGAAAACAGTTGGGCTCACGGATGCTGACCTTGGCAATTACCGTGCCGCTTACCAAAACTTGTGGCAGAAAATTGAAGGCGATTCCGATTGGGAATTCTCTGACGCCAAGGAAGGCAACGGGCTCCCGCTTTACCGCGTGCCGAGCGCAAGCCTCTTGAACAGCGAAAAACTCAAGGCCCAGCGCGCAATGCAACCGAACTTTATTCTGGTGCTCATGGAATCGCAGCGCGGCCGCAATACGGGCTACATGAATCCGCAAATTCAGCCCTCGCCCACGCCCTTCATGGATTCGCTCGCTGCCCATTCCCATGTGTGGATGCGCATGCATACCAGCGGCGTTCCGACTACAGGCGGTGTCCTTTCGACGCACATCGGTATTCCGCATCACTCTCGCTTGGCTCAGGCAACAGACCTTGCCCACGTAACGCTCCCGAGCTTTGTGCAAGTCCTGACTGAAAACGGCTACAGCACGCATTACATGTCGGCCGCCGACCCCGCCTGGGATAATCTGGGCGTATGGATGTCCAAGTGGTACACCACCGAACATTACAACCGCGAACGCGAAGACGATTCCACCTTCATCGACAACGCGATTGAATACGTGCGCGACACTCTTTCTAAAGAAGGCAAGCCCTTCCTTGCCACCCTCATGACGCGTTCGAACCACTACCCGTTCAACTTTGCCGCCGGCATGACCGACGAACAAAAGAACCGTCCGTTGCAGGAACGCATCAACGTGACTATGAATTACGCCGACAGGCAAATCGCCCGATTCTTCCATTCGATCGAAAACGAGGAATGGTACAAGAACACCTACGTGATTATCATGGCCGACCATGGTTTCCCTCTGGGAGAAAACGGCGTTTCAACAATGAACGGCGGCGGATTTTCGAACGTGAGCTGGATCCCGTTCTTTATTCACGGAAAAGGACTTGACGCTGTACGCGACACCACAACCGCAGCGCAAATCGACATTGCGCCCACCGTGCTTGAGCTCGCCGGCTTTGCCGTCCCGAACATTTTTATGGGACACAACTTGCTGCGCGGAAACGTAACGAAGGCTGACTCGGTCACCAACGATTCTGCGGCAATTGATTCTACGATTGCTCCGCAGGCACCGCAAGTGCTCGCGGGCCTTTCGCTCGGAGCATACTCGGGTTATGCGGCCATCGGGCTGGATGGTTACCGCTTTATCGCAAAGTACCCCGCCCAAGACGAAACGCATATCTTCGCTGACAGCGACCTGCGTCAAGAAAACGAACTCACCGGCAAGCAGCAAAACGAAGAAGGCCGCTTGTCAGCGACCCTCGATACATTGCTGAAAATTTCTGACTATAGCCTCGAAAAAGGCCTGTAA
- the lptC gene encoding LPS export ABC transporter periplasmic protein LptC — MILQKWALIPLLLIGLVVTACEEIEEEKPWLQVERPEMLFTDTTLMDSYDKGVLAWKLKTAYLERWSDKEVVFVRPVLVDIYDSLGERTAFLRADSGRMDLKFTYVYAYGHVYALTPKGASVRSDSLIWNKGDNLVTTESYVRVVSEEGDVLQGRGFVSDAHMDNWRILSNVTGIFQDAARRLKEEDKSQAKEIETRDSAQAANPAPAPAPAPTAKSAPSAAPVSSSATQSAAKSAESDSLKKAAAKAATKMEMDLFKKIKNRSERAKAKPRDAE; from the coding sequence ATGATTCTTCAAAAGTGGGCGTTGATACCTTTATTGCTGATCGGTCTCGTTGTGACCGCTTGCGAAGAAATTGAAGAAGAAAAGCCCTGGCTGCAGGTAGAGCGCCCTGAAATGCTTTTTACCGACACCACCCTTATGGATAGCTACGACAAGGGTGTGCTGGCTTGGAAACTTAAAACCGCTTATTTGGAACGCTGGAGCGACAAAGAAGTCGTGTTTGTGCGCCCGGTGTTGGTGGATATTTACGATTCTCTCGGAGAACGTACTGCTTTCTTGCGTGCCGATTCCGGCCGTATGGATTTGAAGTTTACTTACGTGTATGCCTATGGCCATGTTTACGCCCTTACGCCTAAGGGAGCTTCGGTGCGTTCGGACTCCTTGATTTGGAACAAGGGTGACAACCTGGTGACGACTGAAAGCTACGTGCGCGTGGTGAGCGAAGAAGGTGACGTTTTGCAAGGCCGCGGCTTTGTAAGTGACGCCCACATGGACAACTGGCGCATTCTTTCGAACGTAACGGGTATTTTCCAAGATGCCGCCCGCCGCTTAAAAGAAGAAGACAAGTCCCAGGCAAAAGAAATTGAAACCCGCGACAGTGCTCAGGCGGCAAACCCGGCACCCGCCCCTGCTCCTGCACCTACTGCCAAGTCTGCCCCTAGTGCTGCTCCTGTATCAAGTTCCGCGACGCAATCTGCAGCAAAATCTGCAGAATCGGATTCCTTGAAGAAGGCTGCCGCAAAAGCAGCCACCAAAATGGAAATGGACTTGTTCAAAAAAATCAAGAACCGGAGTGAACGCGCCAAAGCAAAGCCGAGGGACGCCGAATGA
- the lptB gene encoding LPS export ABC transporter ATP-binding protein, with protein MKNLVSTIRTEHLRKVYGGRQVVSDVSIRVSQGEIVGLLGPNGAGKTTSFYMIVGMVRPESGHIFLDDIEMTDKPMYKRARLGIGYLPQEASIFRKLSVEDNIMAILETQNMKRSERKRRLEELLEEFKITHIRKTKSMSCSGGERRRLEIARALASDPSFLLLDEPFAGIDPIAVADIQSIISGLKERGMGVLITDHNVRETLSITDRAYIMYKSQVLTEGSSEYLANDPEARRIYLGDSFSLG; from the coding sequence ATGAAGAATCTTGTTAGTACCATTCGTACAGAGCACCTGAGAAAGGTCTATGGCGGTCGCCAAGTGGTGAGCGACGTGTCCATTCGCGTGTCGCAGGGCGAAATCGTTGGACTCCTCGGCCCTAACGGTGCCGGCAAGACGACCTCGTTCTACATGATTGTGGGTATGGTACGCCCGGAATCGGGCCATATATTCCTCGACGACATCGAAATGACGGACAAGCCCATGTACAAGCGTGCTCGCCTTGGCATCGGTTACTTGCCGCAAGAAGCTTCAATCTTCCGCAAGCTCAGCGTCGAAGACAACATTATGGCCATTCTCGAAACGCAGAACATGAAGCGTTCTGAACGCAAGCGCCGTCTCGAAGAATTGCTTGAAGAATTTAAGATTACGCACATTCGCAAAACCAAGTCCATGAGCTGCTCGGGCGGTGAACGCCGCCGCTTGGAAATTGCGCGCGCTTTGGCGAGCGATCCGTCGTTCCTGTTGCTCGACGAACCGTTTGCAGGTATCGACCCGATTGCTGTGGCGGACATCCAGTCCATTATTTCGGGCCTTAAGGAACGCGGCATGGGCGTGCTCATTACCGACCATAACGTGCGCGAAACGCTTTCGATTACCGACCGCGCCTACATTATGTACAAGAGCCAAGTGTTGACCGAAGGCTCTTCGGAATATTTGGCGAACGACCCCGAAGCCCGTCGTATTTACTTGGGCGATAGCTTTAGCTTAGGTTAG
- the rpoN gene encoding RNA polymerase factor sigma-54, which produces MDIGIQLGTNQRLEQNLSPQLRQFVTILQKNSLELDTAIKEELETNPLLELDDAAPMEEREVHEDELPDSGAELREAKDNFDDYDSGDYSSLEDSAIGDSSLLDGSNDIDYEQYLKDGSMNEDAPFKDLNVGNDSDDEWDRPIKDHGKSLQDQLRDQLSLWSGTREQLEQLAQSNCSEKKFRSLVEYLIDSLDENGFLQEVSAEVAPLRASEDPLINEIESMLRNEVPLEECSLPVREAVHVLQGFNPRGIGARNQRECFLIQAYALPSFPPLGIKILEECYDDLLALRYAKIGKALGVSTEDVQRAVASFAKLNPHPGFQLSNSRVQTIAADLKVVDKHGHMEVESVRSSMQKRLRVNQTYKAILDDKGASKSDKEYVRTHLFKAVEFIKALDNRYTTMELVMRAIFKRQKDFFKKGPAFLKPMVQQDIADDIKRDVSTVNRSVNGKYVDTPYGIFELKQFFTSGVKQDSSPDGEELSSATILDAIKKLVEEEDKKKPLSDQAIADKLMEQGIKVARRTVAKYREEELHLLPASKRKKLI; this is translated from the coding sequence GTGGATATTGGGATTCAACTTGGTACAAATCAGCGGCTGGAGCAAAATCTTTCGCCCCAGCTTAGGCAGTTTGTAACAATTCTGCAGAAGAATTCCCTAGAGCTCGATACCGCGATTAAAGAAGAACTTGAAACCAATCCGCTTCTGGAATTGGACGATGCCGCCCCGATGGAAGAACGCGAAGTCCACGAAGACGAACTTCCGGATTCTGGTGCCGAGCTGCGCGAAGCTAAAGATAATTTTGACGACTACGATTCTGGCGACTATTCTAGCCTCGAAGACAGTGCCATAGGCGACAGCAGCCTTTTGGACGGTAGCAACGATATCGATTACGAACAGTACTTGAAAGACGGCTCCATGAACGAAGACGCGCCTTTCAAGGATTTGAACGTGGGTAACGATTCCGATGACGAATGGGACCGCCCCATTAAGGATCATGGCAAAAGCCTGCAAGACCAGTTGCGCGACCAGCTTTCGCTTTGGTCGGGCACTCGCGAACAGTTGGAGCAGCTTGCGCAAAGCAATTGCTCCGAAAAGAAATTCCGTTCGCTGGTGGAATACCTGATCGACTCTCTCGACGAAAACGGATTCCTGCAAGAAGTTTCTGCCGAGGTGGCCCCGCTTCGTGCGTCCGAAGATCCCCTGATTAACGAAATTGAATCCATGCTCCGTAACGAAGTCCCGCTGGAAGAATGTTCCTTGCCGGTGCGCGAAGCGGTGCATGTATTGCAGGGCTTTAATCCGCGCGGCATTGGCGCCCGCAACCAGCGCGAATGCTTTTTGATTCAGGCTTACGCCCTCCCGAGTTTTCCGCCGCTTGGCATCAAGATTCTCGAAGAATGCTACGATGACTTGCTGGCGCTACGTTATGCTAAAATTGGAAAGGCCTTGGGCGTTTCGACCGAAGACGTGCAGCGTGCGGTCGCAAGCTTTGCAAAGCTTAACCCGCATCCGGGTTTCCAGCTTTCCAATTCCCGCGTGCAGACCATTGCCGCCGACCTCAAGGTGGTCGACAAGCATGGTCACATGGAAGTCGAATCCGTACGCTCTTCGATGCAAAAGCGCCTGCGCGTGAACCAGACCTACAAGGCTATTCTTGACGACAAGGGAGCCTCCAAGTCCGACAAGGAATACGTGCGCACGCACCTCTTTAAGGCGGTCGAATTTATCAAGGCGCTTGACAACCGCTACACGACCATGGAACTGGTGATGCGGGCCATTTTCAAGCGCCAAAAGGATTTCTTTAAGAAGGGCCCGGCATTCTTGAAGCCCATGGTGCAGCAAGACATTGCCGACGATATCAAACGTGACGTAAGTACCGTGAACCGCTCGGTCAACGGCAAGTATGTCGACACGCCCTACGGCATTTTCGAACTCAAGCAGTTCTTTACCTCAGGCGTCAAGCAAGATTCCTCGCCCGATGGCGAAGAACTCAGCTCGGCAACCATCTTGGATGCCATCAAGAAGCTCGTGGAAGAAGAAGACAAGAAAAAGCCTCTTTCGGACCAGGCGATTGCAGACAAACTGATGGAACAGGGAATCAAGGTTGCCCGCCGTACGGTGGCAAAATACCGCGAAGAAGAACTGCATTTGCTGCCCGCCAGCAAGCGAAAAAAGCTCATTTAG
- the raiA gene encoding ribosome-associated translation inhibitor RaiA, whose translation MDIQFSARHFNASAGLQDRIQEEMDKLARFYPNITSASVILDHEVEHQRHCEITVNITGSQVVASADEENMGKAVDVTLERIKVQLKKANDKQNDHRAQPVSEVV comes from the coding sequence ATGGATATTCAGTTCTCTGCTCGTCACTTTAATGCTTCTGCCGGACTCCAGGATCGTATTCAAGAAGAAATGGACAAATTAGCTCGATTCTATCCGAATATCACCAGTGCCTCCGTTATCCTTGACCACGAAGTTGAACATCAGCGCCATTGCGAAATTACTGTGAACATTACCGGCTCTCAGGTTGTTGCCTCCGCCGACGAAGAAAACATGGGCAAGGCTGTTGATGTCACTCTCGAACGCATCAAGGTGCAGCTCAAGAAGGCAAACGACAAGCAGAACGATCACCGTGCCCAGCCCGTTTCCGAAGTTGTATAA